Proteins from a single region of Oreochromis niloticus isolate F11D_XX unplaced genomic scaffold, O_niloticus_UMD_NMBU tig00000402_pilon, whole genome shotgun sequence:
- the LOC102082283 gene encoding alpha carbonic anhydrase 8 gives MHPPTTSATHQPGPKPPRPSQNPSPEVEHPKNPGAGCQAGNQGNTTQDPQKPHPGQDHSPHAKPHKKPTPREPTHPPTPTAMASRTAPQPHEVMELMDVAVLVHVQVPSMCFQMSHSCC, from the exons ATGCACCCACCCACAACCTCAGCGACGCatcaaccaggacccaagccccccAGGCCCAGCCAGAACCCCAGCCCTGAGGTGGAGCACCCCAAGAACCCAGGGGCAGGCTGCCAGGCCGGTAACCAAGGGAACACCACCCAAGATCCACAAAAGCCCCATCCAGGTCAGGACCACAGCCCCCACGCCAAACCGCACAAGAAACCCACCCCAAGGGAACCCACACACCCCCCAACACCAACAGCAATGGCCAGCAGGACAGCACCACAGCCCCAcgaggtgatggagctgatggaTGTAGCAGTATTGGTTCATGTTCAGGTCCCTTCCATG TGCTTCCAGATGTcacacagctgttgttga